One Sediminicola sp. YIK13 DNA segment encodes these proteins:
- the metF gene encoding methylenetetrahydrofolate reductase [NAD(P)H]: protein MKVTDHIKNAEGKTLFSFEIIPPVKGKNIQELYDNIDPLMEFKPPFIDVTTSREEYVYIDRDGLLDKKLTRMRPGTVGICASIKHKYDVDTVPHVLCGGFTKEETEYLLVDCHYLGIQNVMALRGDAMKDEKYFNPIQGGHTYATGLVKQIQNLNRGKYLHEVIETDECADFCIGVAGYPEKHLEAPSLQSDLKRLKEKVDAGADYVVTQMFFDNQKYFQFVEAAKAMGINVPIIPGIKPIAIKRHLQLLPQVFRIDIPQELIEAVDDCKNNAAVRQIGIEWAIQQSNELKAAGVPVLHYYSMGKSDNIKAIAKGVF, encoded by the coding sequence ATGAAAGTAACAGATCACATAAAAAACGCCGAAGGTAAAACCTTGTTCTCATTTGAGATCATCCCCCCGGTGAAGGGCAAAAATATTCAGGAGTTATACGACAATATAGACCCATTGATGGAATTTAAGCCCCCCTTTATAGATGTGACCACATCAAGGGAAGAATATGTATATATTGACAGGGACGGGCTTTTGGACAAGAAATTGACCCGTATGCGCCCAGGAACTGTTGGGATCTGTGCCTCCATAAAACATAAATACGATGTGGATACCGTACCCCACGTGCTCTGCGGAGGGTTTACCAAGGAGGAAACGGAATACCTTTTAGTGGATTGCCATTATTTGGGCATCCAAAATGTAATGGCCCTAAGGGGAGACGCTATGAAGGATGAAAAATATTTCAATCCTATACAGGGGGGGCATACCTATGCCACTGGCTTGGTAAAACAGATCCAAAACTTAAACCGAGGTAAATATTTGCACGAAGTGATCGAGACCGATGAATGTGCCGACTTTTGTATTGGGGTGGCGGGTTATCCCGAAAAGCATTTGGAGGCTCCTTCTTTGCAATCCGATCTAAAAAGGTTGAAGGAAAAGGTAGATGCAGGGGCGGATTATGTAGTGACCCAAATGTTTTTTGACAACCAGAAATACTTCCAATTTGTGGAAGCTGCCAAAGCTATGGGAATTAATGTACCCATCATCCCGGGGATAAAACCCATTGCCATAAAAAGGCATTTACAATTGTTGCCACAGGTATTTAGGATAGATATCCCACAGGAATTGATAGAAGCCGTGGATGACTGCAAAAATAACGCTGCCGTGCGTCAAATTGGGATAGAATGGGCCATTCAACAATCCAACGAGCTAAAGGCAGCAGGCGTTCCCGTCTTGCATTATTATTCCATGGGAAAATCGGATAACATTAAGGCGATAGCGAAGGGAGTGTTTTAA
- the metH gene encoding methionine synthase: MSIIKPKYLKLSGLEPLVITPESNFVNVGERTNVAGSKKFLRLIKEEKFEEALDIARDQVEGGAQIIDVNMDDGLIDGKEAMVKFLNLIVAEPDISRVPIMIDSSKWEIIEAGLQVVQGKCVVNSISLKEGEAEFIHHAKLVKRYGAAVIVMAFDEVGQADNYERRLEISKRSYDILVNKVKFAPENIIFDLNVFPVATGMDEHKRNALDFIEATAWVKKNLPHCSVSGGVSNVSFSFRGNNPVREAMHSVFLYHAIKAGMNIGIVNPTMLEVYDDIPKDLLDRVEDVILNRRDDATERLLDFAETVVGTAKESKVDLTWRTESLQNRITRALVKGIDQYIIEDVEEARQSVDKPIKVIEGHLMTGMNVVGDLFGSGKMFLPQVVKSARVMKKAVAYLLPYIEEEKLKNPLPEGSSSSAGKILMATVKGDVHDIGKNIVSVVLACNNYEIIDLGVMVPPEKIINAAKEHQVDIIGLSGLITPSLDEMVYLAKEMERQNFSVPLLIGGATTSKAHTAVKIDPQYKNTVVHVNDASRAVTVVGDLLQKETSRTYKDSIKLDYEEFRTQFAKRGKRKEYLPLSEARTNKYKIDWNEKDIAVPKNMGVQVIKDLELRKLKDFIDWTPFFRSWELHGKYPAILTDEVVGKEATELFKDAQTLLEKIFDEKLLTAKAVFGLFQANSINDDDIEVIVPPGHHAKKHQGEKKFVFRTLRQQLKKYEGKPNFALADYIAPKESGIEDYMGFFCVSTGFGTAELAADYEKDLDDYNSIMIKALSDRLAEAFAEYLHKEVRTDHWGYASDERLTNEELISESYKGIRPAPGYPACPDHLEKLTIWELLRVKQRIGVKLTDSLAMWPAASVSGYYFAHPEARYFGVGKIKEDQVYDFAKRKAISEEMAEKWLAPNIADD, translated from the coding sequence ATGAGCATTATAAAGCCAAAATATTTAAAATTATCGGGTCTTGAGCCCTTGGTCATCACTCCAGAAAGTAATTTCGTGAACGTGGGGGAGCGCACCAATGTAGCCGGATCTAAAAAGTTCCTTCGTCTAATCAAAGAAGAGAAATTTGAAGAGGCCTTGGATATTGCGCGCGACCAGGTAGAAGGGGGAGCTCAGATCATCGATGTCAATATGGACGACGGACTCATAGATGGGAAAGAGGCCATGGTGAAATTCCTGAATCTAATAGTCGCCGAACCAGACATTTCCCGTGTGCCAATCATGATAGATAGTTCCAAATGGGAGATCATTGAAGCTGGCCTTCAGGTAGTCCAAGGGAAATGTGTGGTGAACTCCATCAGTTTAAAGGAGGGGGAAGCAGAATTTATCCACCATGCCAAATTGGTAAAAAGATATGGGGCTGCAGTTATCGTCATGGCCTTTGATGAGGTGGGACAGGCAGATAATTATGAGCGCAGGCTGGAAATCAGCAAGCGTTCCTATGATATCTTGGTGAACAAGGTGAAGTTTGCTCCTGAGAATATCATATTTGATCTCAATGTCTTTCCTGTGGCCACGGGAATGGATGAGCACAAGCGTAATGCCCTCGATTTTATTGAAGCTACGGCTTGGGTAAAAAAGAACCTCCCGCATTGCAGTGTCAGTGGGGGTGTGAGCAACGTGTCCTTTTCCTTTAGAGGCAACAATCCGGTTAGGGAAGCCATGCATTCTGTGTTCCTTTACCACGCCATAAAAGCAGGGATGAACATAGGTATTGTAAACCCCACTATGTTGGAAGTATACGATGATATTCCCAAGGATCTCTTGGACCGTGTAGAAGACGTTATTTTGAACAGAAGGGACGATGCCACGGAACGTTTGCTGGACTTTGCCGAAACCGTAGTTGGCACAGCCAAGGAAAGCAAGGTAGACCTTACTTGGAGAACGGAATCCCTACAGAATAGGATCACCAGAGCCTTGGTCAAAGGAATAGACCAGTACATCATTGAAGATGTGGAGGAAGCCAGACAGAGTGTGGACAAGCCCATTAAGGTGATCGAAGGCCATCTGATGACAGGGATGAATGTGGTAGGTGACCTATTTGGAAGTGGGAAGATGTTTTTACCACAGGTTGTTAAGTCGGCTCGGGTTATGAAGAAGGCCGTGGCTTATTTACTGCCTTATATAGAGGAGGAAAAGTTGAAGAATCCCCTACCTGAAGGCAGCAGTTCTTCGGCAGGAAAAATATTGATGGCAACCGTAAAAGGGGATGTGCACGATATTGGAAAGAATATTGTGAGTGTGGTTCTTGCATGCAATAACTATGAGATTATAGACCTTGGGGTTATGGTGCCCCCAGAAAAGATTATCAATGCTGCCAAAGAGCATCAGGTAGATATTATAGGGCTCAGTGGCCTGATCACCCCATCTTTGGATGAGATGGTTTATTTGGCCAAGGAAATGGAACGTCAGAATTTTTCCGTACCCTTATTGATAGGAGGAGCTACCACCAGCAAGGCCCATACAGCGGTTAAGATAGATCCACAGTATAAGAATACAGTAGTCCATGTGAACGATGCCTCCAGGGCCGTGACCGTAGTGGGGGACCTGTTGCAAAAAGAAACATCAAGGACCTATAAGGATTCCATTAAATTGGATTACGAGGAATTCAGAACTCAATTTGCCAAACGGGGGAAGCGTAAGGAGTATTTGCCATTGTCTGAAGCGCGTACCAATAAATATAAAATTGATTGGAACGAAAAGGACATCGCTGTACCAAAAAATATGGGGGTACAGGTGATCAAGGATTTAGAGCTTCGAAAATTAAAGGATTTTATTGATTGGACCCCATTTTTTAGAAGTTGGGAGCTCCATGGAAAGTATCCTGCGATCTTAACCGATGAGGTGGTGGGAAAGGAAGCAACCGAACTTTTTAAGGATGCCCAAACCTTATTGGAAAAGATCTTCGATGAGAAATTGCTTACTGCCAAAGCGGTTTTTGGGCTGTTTCAGGCAAATAGCATTAATGATGACGATATTGAGGTGATCGTGCCACCAGGGCATCATGCCAAAAAACACCAAGGAGAAAAGAAATTTGTGTTTCGGACCTTGAGACAACAATTGAAAAAATATGAGGGCAAACCAAATTTTGCCCTAGCGGATTATATAGCCCCAAAGGAATCGGGGATTGAGGATTATATGGGCTTCTTTTGTGTTTCTACAGGGTTTGGCACCGCCGAGTTGGCCGCGGATTATGAAAAGGATCTGGATGATTACAATTCCATAATGATCAAAGCATTATCGGACCGTTTGGCCGAGGCCTTTGCCGAGTATTTGCACAAGGAGGTAAGAACTGATCATTGGGGGTATGCCTCCGATGAGCGATTGACCAATGAAGAGTTGATCTCAGAATCATATAAAGGAATAAGACCGGCCCCAGGGTATCCGGCATGTCCCGACCATTTGGAAAAATTGACCATTTGGGAACTGTTAAGGGTAAAACAGCGTATTGGTGTTAAACTTACCGATAGCTTGGCAATGTGGCCTGCGGCCAGTGTGAGCGGCTACTATTTTGCCCATCCTGAGGCCAGATATTTTGGGGTAGGAAAAATAAAGGAAGATCAGGTGTATGATTTTGCAAAACGCAAGGCAATCTCAGAAGAAATGGCTGAAAAATGGTTGGCGCCAAATATTGCCGATGATTGA
- a CDS encoding acyloxyacyl hydrolase → MNRNLFLAFFLVGALCFSQTVDVPEKYTVDVNQFYGSVILHNPDISHLISAHPGGLILGVNRKTYGFEEWEAAYNYPDVGYSFIYQDMNNSTLGKNYGLYAHYNFYLLNRNLQFRIGQGIAYTTNPYEKVENFRNNAYGSDFLSSTYLMLNYHKGNIFKGLGFNAGLSLIHYSNANFRAPNTSTNTLAFNVGLVYDLDGGKTIDYLPAQAGEKISEPIRYNFVFRSGLNESDVVNSGQYPFYIVSAYADKRLGRKSALQLGGDVFFSKFLKELIRFQSIAFPELEVSADDDYKRVGLFIGHELFINQMSVTSQLGYYVYYPFDFEGRIYNRIGLKRYFGDKLFAAITLKSHGAKAEAVEFGIGIRL, encoded by the coding sequence ATGAATCGAAACCTATTTCTCGCCTTCTTTCTTGTAGGTGCTCTTTGCTTTTCTCAGACAGTTGATGTTCCTGAAAAATATACGGTAGATGTCAATCAGTTTTATGGTTCCGTAATTCTGCACAACCCAGACATCTCCCATTTGATCTCTGCCCATCCAGGCGGATTGATCCTTGGGGTGAATAGAAAGACCTACGGTTTTGAGGAATGGGAGGCGGCATATAATTATCCGGATGTGGGCTATTCGTTCATCTATCAGGATATGAACAATTCTACCCTTGGTAAGAACTACGGGTTATACGCCCATTACAATTTCTATTTACTCAATAGAAACCTTCAATTCAGAATCGGTCAGGGGATTGCCTATACTACGAATCCGTATGAAAAAGTAGAAAATTTCAGGAATAACGCCTATGGATCTGACTTTTTGAGTTCTACCTATTTAATGTTGAACTATCATAAGGGGAATATTTTTAAGGGATTGGGGTTTAATGCAGGATTATCCTTGATACATTATTCCAATGCCAATTTTAGGGCTCCCAATACATCTACCAATACCCTGGCTTTTAATGTAGGGCTGGTGTATGATTTGGACGGTGGGAAGACCATAGATTACCTACCTGCACAAGCGGGTGAAAAAATTTCGGAACCTATCCGTTATAATTTTGTATTTAGATCGGGACTAAACGAAAGTGATGTAGTCAATTCCGGGCAGTATCCTTTTTATATTGTTTCGGCCTATGCGGATAAAAGATTGGGAAGAAAAAGTGCCCTTCAATTGGGAGGGGATGTGTTTTTCTCTAAATTTTTAAAGGAATTGATCAGGTTCCAATCCATAGCTTTTCCAGAATTGGAAGTTTCAGCTGATGACGATTATAAAAGGGTGGGGTTATTTATAGGTCACGAACTTTTTATCAATCAAATGTCAGTCACCTCACAATTGGGCTATTACGTGTATTATCCCTTTGATTTTGAAGGAAGGATTTACAATAGAATTGGTCTAAAACGTTACTTTGGTGATAAGCTATTTGCGGCCATTACCTTAAAATCCCACGGGGCAAAAGCAGAAGCTGTAGAATTCGGAATCGGGATACGGTTATAA
- a CDS encoding head GIN domain-containing protein yields the protein MIKIFRTVPFLLLVLLTSCNGENAPDCFQNAGDLVLEEVVVAEFNRITIYDNVELILKQGDVTKVEIETGEFLRNEVTAEVVEGRLLLRDENNCNFTRKYNLTKIYVTAPDIVEIRSSTGFPITSDGVLEFQNLTLLSESFTVPDAENTSGSFDLELNAETVRIVSNGISYFKLRGNTVNFNIVFAAGDSRLEANELISDNIILSHRGTNDMLLRPTQSLKGTLRGTGDVISYERPAVIEVEEIYKGRLIFKD from the coding sequence ATGATCAAAATATTTAGAACTGTACCTTTTTTGTTGTTGGTGCTCCTTACTTCTTGCAACGGGGAGAACGCACCCGATTGTTTTCAAAATGCCGGGGACTTGGTATTGGAGGAAGTGGTTGTTGCTGAATTCAACAGAATAACGATTTACGATAATGTAGAATTGATTTTAAAACAAGGAGATGTTACCAAGGTGGAAATTGAAACAGGGGAATTCCTGAGAAACGAAGTAACCGCCGAGGTAGTTGAAGGCAGACTGTTATTGCGGGATGAAAACAATTGTAATTTTACCCGTAAATACAACCTCACAAAGATTTACGTGACAGCACCAGATATTGTGGAGATAAGAAGCAGTACCGGTTTTCCTATCACCAGCGATGGTGTTCTGGAGTTCCAAAACTTAACGTTGCTCTCTGAATCTTTTACAGTTCCCGATGCTGAAAACACAAGTGGTTCCTTTGATTTGGAATTAAATGCGGAAACGGTTCGTATCGTTTCCAATGGGATATCCTATTTTAAATTACGGGGAAATACCGTGAATTTCAACATTGTTTTTGCTGCCGGGGATTCCCGCTTGGAGGCCAATGAATTAATATCGGATAATATCATTCTAAGCCATAGGGGAACCAATGATATGCTCCTGCGCCCAACACAATCCCTAAAGGGTACTTTAAGAGGCACGGGAGACGTTATTAGTTATGAAAGACCAGCGGTGATAGAGGTTGAGGAAATTTATAAAGGGCGACTGATTTTCAAGGATTAG
- a CDS encoding WD40/YVTN/BNR-like repeat-containing protein, giving the protein MMSTVRLLLLTFLLLPLFLYPQRSKKKNPVPETVLVDKDFHQLKWRNIGPFRGGRSVTSTGVVDQPMTYYMGSTGGGVWKTVDDGITWKNISDGFFKTGTVGAIAVAESNSNMVVVGMGEHAARGVMTSMGNGVYKSMDAGKTWKHIGLENSRHISDVVIDPKDPNIIFISAQGAQYGASSDRGVYRSKDGGATWEKVLFVNNLTGASSLSMDMNNSLILYASMWEHQRFPWTMVSGGEGSGLYKSTDGGTTWEQMKEGLPKEMGKSGISVSRANSDRVYAVLEAEGKQGGVYRSDDGGKKWKQTSKDRINIARSWYYMEIFADPQNEDWVYVLNAPVTKSIDGGANFSPISTPHGDNHHLWIHPNNHDIMINSNDGGANVSNNGGKSWSTQENQPTAQFYRVITDNLVPYNIYGGQQDNSSVSIVSRTTDNGIDWQDWQPASGCESAYLAFDPNNPDVIYGGCYQGIIEKFYKASQQSKSIKEYPELGLGVVPSDFKFRYNWNAPIIASPHDVNTIYHAGNVVFKTMDGGTTWETVSGDLTRNDKTKQGPGGGPFTNEAAGGENYNTIMYLVESPHEKGVLWAGSDDGLVHITKDGGGSWQNVSPAGLGEGIVNHIEVSPHNPATAYVTVMKYKFMDLAPYIYKTTDYGASWTKVVNGISDPHTFVRVVKEDPKKPGLLYAGTETGLYISFDAGANWQPFQLNLPVVAINDLAIQDNDLIAATAGRSFWILDDLSALQNNEFNKESMTLFQPKDTYLLFGGSSDKPVPGIGQNPKEGVTMDYYLPKAVDSLDLTLEVFKGDKLIRTFTNKKPKDFRSWPGGPSKPEVLSSKKGYNRFTWDFRTEDIPVVEKVFSMGGNSGYRVGPGTYTLKLSLDGNVSETTVTVMMNPNIEATTVEYAEQQDILASIDQTIQDMHEAVNQMRSTKSQIEAYKKLLEKNNTISGAKELVVLGDSLLTRIETWEENLIQPKQETFQDVINFNNKLSAQLLHLKGYIDEAYPKVTQGAKTRLSDLLGQWNSFKKERDAMVVTEMKAYNEMYKKLEIPALIMGQ; this is encoded by the coding sequence ATGATGAGCACTGTTCGTTTACTTCTGTTAACCTTTCTTTTACTTCCCTTATTTTTATATCCCCAACGCAGCAAGAAGAAAAACCCCGTACCGGAAACCGTACTGGTCGATAAAGATTTTCACCAGCTAAAATGGCGAAATATAGGCCCATTTAGAGGGGGAAGAAGTGTAACGAGTACAGGCGTGGTAGACCAGCCAATGACCTATTATATGGGTTCTACCGGAGGTGGAGTTTGGAAAACCGTCGATGACGGCATTACATGGAAGAATATTTCGGACGGATTCTTTAAGACAGGGACCGTAGGTGCGATAGCAGTTGCCGAGAGCAATTCCAATATGGTGGTCGTCGGGATGGGGGAACATGCTGCCAGAGGGGTGATGACCTCCATGGGAAATGGAGTTTATAAATCCATGGATGCAGGAAAAACTTGGAAGCATATTGGGCTGGAGAATAGCAGGCATATTTCTGATGTGGTCATAGATCCCAAGGATCCTAATATTATTTTTATCTCTGCCCAAGGGGCTCAATACGGAGCGTCTTCAGATAGGGGTGTTTACCGCTCCAAAGATGGTGGTGCCACCTGGGAAAAAGTACTTTTCGTAAACAATCTTACCGGGGCATCCTCTTTGAGCATGGATATGAACAATTCCTTGATCCTATATGCCAGTATGTGGGAACACCAACGATTTCCATGGACCATGGTTTCCGGTGGAGAGGGTTCCGGTCTCTATAAATCAACGGATGGCGGTACCACTTGGGAACAGATGAAGGAAGGGTTGCCCAAGGAAATGGGCAAATCGGGTATTTCGGTATCACGTGCAAATTCTGACAGGGTGTATGCCGTTTTGGAGGCCGAAGGAAAGCAAGGTGGGGTATATCGTTCTGATGATGGCGGAAAAAAGTGGAAACAGACAAGTAAGGATAGGATCAATATTGCCAGATCTTGGTACTACATGGAAATTTTTGCGGATCCACAGAATGAGGATTGGGTGTATGTCCTTAATGCTCCCGTGACCAAATCCATCGATGGTGGGGCAAATTTCAGTCCCATTTCCACGCCTCATGGGGATAACCATCATTTGTGGATACACCCAAATAACCATGATATTATGATCAACTCTAATGATGGTGGCGCAAATGTTTCCAATAATGGGGGCAAAAGCTGGAGTACCCAGGAGAATCAGCCCACGGCGCAATTTTATAGGGTAATCACGGATAATTTGGTGCCTTACAACATTTATGGGGGCCAGCAGGACAATTCTTCTGTATCCATAGTGAGCAGGACCACGGACAATGGCATCGATTGGCAAGACTGGCAGCCTGCATCTGGATGTGAAAGTGCATATTTGGCCTTTGATCCCAATAATCCTGATGTGATCTATGGTGGGTGTTACCAAGGGATCATTGAAAAATTTTATAAGGCTTCGCAGCAATCAAAATCCATTAAGGAATATCCTGAACTGGGGTTGGGCGTAGTGCCTAGTGATTTTAAGTTCCGATATAATTGGAACGCACCAATCATAGCCTCTCCCCACGATGTCAATACCATTTATCACGCAGGTAACGTAGTTTTTAAGACCATGGATGGCGGTACAACCTGGGAGACCGTTTCCGGTGACCTTACCAGAAATGACAAAACCAAACAAGGACCCGGTGGCGGCCCGTTTACCAATGAGGCCGCAGGTGGTGAAAATTATAATACCATTATGTACTTAGTAGAGTCGCCCCATGAAAAAGGGGTGCTTTGGGCAGGTTCGGATGACGGACTAGTGCATATCACCAAGGATGGTGGCGGATCATGGCAAAATGTGAGTCCAGCTGGTTTGGGTGAAGGCATTGTCAATCATATAGAAGTTTCTCCCCATAATCCTGCCACGGCCTACGTGACGGTTATGAAATACAAGTTTATGGACCTTGCCCCATACATTTATAAGACAACAGATTACGGTGCTTCATGGACCAAGGTGGTCAATGGCATTTCGGATCCCCATACCTTCGTAAGAGTGGTAAAGGAAGATCCCAAGAAACCGGGACTGCTCTATGCCGGTACGGAGACTGGACTTTATATTTCGTTTGACGCAGGGGCCAATTGGCAGCCTTTTCAATTGAACCTACCCGTAGTGGCCATCAATGATCTGGCGATACAAGACAATGATCTTATTGCCGCAACGGCGGGAAGATCGTTCTGGATCTTGGATGACCTTAGTGCCCTGCAGAATAACGAATTTAATAAAGAAAGTATGACATTGTTCCAGCCTAAGGATACCTACCTTCTTTTCGGGGGAAGTAGCGATAAGCCAGTGCCTGGAATTGGACAGAACCCCAAGGAAGGCGTTACCATGGATTATTACTTGCCCAAGGCAGTGGATAGCTTGGATTTAACATTGGAAGTATTTAAAGGCGATAAGCTCATTAGAACGTTTACCAATAAAAAACCAAAGGATTTTAGATCATGGCCCGGAGGTCCGTCCAAGCCTGAGGTTCTTTCCTCAAAAAAAGGATATAACCGTTTCACATGGGATTTTAGAACCGAAGATATTCCAGTGGTGGAGAAGGTGTTTTCCATGGGTGGAAATAGTGGCTACAGAGTAGGGCCCGGAACTTATACCTTAAAGCTTTCATTGGATGGCAACGTTTCAGAGACAACCGTAACTGTTATGATGAATCCAAATATAGAGGCAACTACCGTTGAATATGCAGAGCAACAAGATATATTGGCCTCCATAGACCAGACTATTCAGGATATGCATGAAGCTGTTAATCAAATGCGTTCCACGAAAAGTCAGATTGAGGCTTATAAAAAGTTATTGGAAAAGAACAACACCATAAGCGGCGCCAAAGAACTGGTGGTTCTGGGAGACTCTTTGTTAACCCGTATAGAAACTTGGGAAGAAAACCTTATCCAACCAAAACAGGAGACTTTTCAGGATGTCATCAACTTCAATAATAAATTAAGTGCCCAATTGTTGCATTTGAAGGGATATATAGATGAAGCCTATCCAAAAGTGACCCAAGGTGCTAAGACCAGATTGTCCGATTTATTGGGACAATGGAATTCTTTTAAAAAGGAGCGCGATGCAATGGTGGTTACCGAAATGAAGGCCTATAACGAGATGTATAAAAAATTGGAAATCCCGGCTTTGATCATGGGTCAATAG
- a CDS encoding homocysteine S-methyltransferase family protein — MKNIKELLTERVLVLDGAMGTMLQRYKFTEEDFRGERFKDWGHPLQGNNDLLSLTQPDAIAEVHRKYFEAGADIVETNTFSGTTIAMADYNMETLVYELNYESARIAKKVADEFTAKNPDKPRFVAGSIGPTNKTASMSPDVNDPGFRAISFDDLRIAYKQQVEALLDGGSDLLLVETIFDTLNAKAALFAIEEVKEERGVEIPIMVSGTITDASGRTLSGQTAEAFLISISHIPILSVGFNCALGANQLVPHLEVLSGKTEFFVSAHPNAGLPNAFGEYDETPPQMAAQIKEYLEKGLVNIVGGCCGTTPAHIRAIADLAENFKPRKLLVDSI; from the coding sequence ATGAAGAATATTAAGGAATTATTGACAGAACGTGTGCTGGTACTGGATGGTGCCATGGGTACCATGCTCCAACGCTATAAATTCACCGAGGAAGATTTTAGGGGCGAACGCTTTAAGGATTGGGGCCATCCCTTACAAGGGAACAATGACTTGCTTTCATTGACCCAACCAGATGCCATTGCGGAAGTACACCGCAAGTATTTTGAAGCTGGGGCCGACATTGTGGAAACCAATACCTTCTCCGGAACTACCATTGCCATGGCCGATTACAACATGGAAACGTTGGTGTACGAATTAAATTATGAATCGGCGCGTATTGCTAAAAAGGTTGCCGATGAATTCACGGCCAAGAATCCCGATAAACCGAGATTCGTGGCGGGGAGCATAGGACCCACCAATAAAACGGCAAGTATGTCCCCAGATGTAAACGATCCCGGTTTCAGGGCCATTTCCTTTGATGATCTTAGAATTGCCTATAAGCAGCAAGTTGAGGCTTTATTGGACGGAGGATCGGATCTTTTATTGGTAGAAACCATTTTTGATACGCTCAATGCCAAAGCGGCCCTTTTTGCCATAGAGGAAGTAAAGGAGGAAAGGGGCGTAGAGATACCTATTATGGTCAGTGGTACCATTACTGATGCTTCAGGAAGAACCTTATCCGGGCAAACAGCGGAAGCATTTTTGATATCGATAAGTCATATCCCTATCCTATCCGTAGGTTTTAATTGTGCCTTGGGAGCCAATCAATTGGTGCCCCATTTGGAGGTATTGTCTGGAAAAACAGAATTTTTTGTCTCGGCACACCCCAATGCGGGGTTGCCAAATGCCTTTGGGGAATATGACGAAACACCCCCCCAGATGGCTGCTCAGATAAAGGAATATTTGGAAAAAGGATTGGTAAATATAGTTGGAGGTTGCTGTGGGACCACTCCGGCACATATCAGGGCCATAGCCGATCTGGCAGAAAATTTTAAGCCGAGAAAGTTGTTGGTTGATAGTATATAG
- a CDS encoding serine hydrolase domain-containing protein produces the protein MTFPLFTYLKNFFVSKRLIGGGLVPENLSQADVLLQGLIKENKIPGLAVTVLKEGVTIFQKGYGYADLDSKKGVDPRKTIFRIASVSKPIAATALAQMVEDNLINLDASFYKYVPYFPKKQYDFTIRHLAGHTAGIRGYKGKEYGLNKPYSIKESIEIFKDSDLLFKPGTSYHYNSFDWVMVSLAMQEASGLPFDEYVREKVLLPLQLYNTTPEVAGKKYSDAASFYSKNRIGFRKAIPVNNWYKLAGGGFLSTSEDVANFGNVYLQKKVGKEHTWSQFVTSEMVENKPTYYGLGWQVSRDKKGRPFYGHIGNGVGGYSNFFVYPKQQVVFSILVNCTNPEIQQELDEVVDEILSNLMA, from the coding sequence ATGACCTTTCCACTTTTTACATACCTCAAGAATTTCTTTGTTTCCAAAAGATTAATTGGTGGAGGTTTAGTTCCCGAAAACTTGAGCCAAGCGGATGTTTTATTGCAAGGGCTCATCAAGGAGAACAAGATACCGGGTTTGGCCGTTACGGTTTTAAAAGAAGGAGTCACCATTTTTCAAAAAGGGTACGGTTATGCCGACCTGGATTCCAAAAAGGGAGTGGATCCAAGGAAAACCATATTTAGGATTGCCAGCGTATCCAAACCCATAGCCGCCACGGCTTTGGCCCAAATGGTTGAAGACAATCTTATAAATCTGGATGCTTCATTTTATAAATACGTGCCCTATTTTCCGAAAAAGCAATATGACTTTACAATTCGTCATTTGGCGGGTCACACGGCAGGTATAAGAGGATACAAGGGGAAGGAGTATGGGTTGAATAAGCCATACTCTATTAAGGAAAGCATAGAGATTTTTAAGGATTCGGATCTGCTTTTTAAACCCGGAACAAGTTATCATTACAATAGTTTTGACTGGGTGATGGTCTCCCTTGCTATGCAGGAGGCCAGTGGGTTGCCATTTGATGAGTATGTCAGGGAAAAGGTGCTGCTGCCATTACAATTGTACAATACAACTCCGGAAGTTGCCGGTAAAAAGTATTCTGATGCTGCAAGCTTCTATTCCAAAAACAGGATTGGCTTTAGAAAGGCTATCCCCGTTAATAATTGGTACAAACTGGCAGGAGGGGGATTTCTTTCCACTTCTGAAGATGTCGCCAATTTTGGGAATGTCTATCTCCAAAAAAAAGTGGGCAAGGAACACACCTGGTCCCAATTTGTAACCTCAGAAATGGTAGAGAATAAACCCACTTATTATGGGTTGGGTTGGCAGGTGAGTAGGGATAAGAAGGGGAGACCTTTTTACGGACATATTGGCAATGGGGTTGGGGGCTATTCCAATTTTTTTGTGTATCCAAAACAACAAGTTGTATTTTCCATTTTGGTGAACTGCACGAATCCTGAAATTCAGCAAGAGCTGGATGAGGTTGTAGATGAGATTTTAAGCAACCTAATGGCATAG